CGGTGACGATGGCAAAGGCGATGACCGAGCCGAACTCGAGCCCGATCACGGTGACGATCGGAATCATGATGTTCTTCAGCACATGCACGCCGATCACGCGCGATTGAGAAAGTCCCTTGGCGCGGGCGAACTTCACATAATCCTGCAGCAAGGCCTCGCGCGTCTGCGCGCGCGTCAGGCGAATCAGCAGTGAGAGCTTGAACAGCGCCAGGTTCAGCGCCGGCATGAATAGATGCGTGATGCCATCCCAGGTGAGAAAGCTCACCTGCAGGCCCAGCACGCTCACCGTCTCGCCGCGCCCGTTGGACGGCAGCCAGCCCAGGTAAACGGAGAAAAACATGATCAGCACCAGCCCCACCCAAAACGTCGGCAGCGAAAAACCGACGATGGAGCCGGCCATGATGCTGCGGCCGATAAACCCATCGGGTTTCAGTCCCGCGATCAGCCCCAGCGGAATGCCCAACGTGACCGCCATCAGCATCGCCACCAGCGCGAGCTCAATGGTCGCGGGCATTTTGGACAGAATCAGTTCCAGCGCCGGCACGCCAAACACGAACGACCGGCCGAGATCACCCGACAGCGCGCCCTTGAGGAACACGCCGAATTGCAGGTACAGCGGCTTGTCCAGCCCCAGCGCCACGGTGGCGCGCAGCCGCTCCACCTCGTCGGCTTGCGGGTTGACGAGCAGCTCGATCGGGTTACCGATGGCGTACACGCCCAGAAACACGAGTATCGCCATCACCAGCAGGACAAAGCCGGATTGGGTCAGACGGCGGAGGGTATAGGCAAACATTGGGCAAACATCAGGCGAACATCGGTTGGGTTGAGGTCGGCGAAAGCGGGTGGCTTGCGCGAATTTCGTGGAGTGCTGACTTCTTGGAAAGGAGAGCGCGATTCAACTCTTATCTTAATCGTTTCGAAGCTGGCATACACACTGAGTCGAGAGAATACATGTTCACCGGCTACTCAGCATTAGGAGGCGGGCATGAAATGGAGGGTCACCATTTACAGCCGGACCTCGGTTGCGCCCTTGTATTTTGGGTTGTCATAGAACAGCACGCGCTTGCCCTTATCCCACTGCATTGTCCCGTTCGTGAATGGTTCGCGCATGTCCGCAGTATTCGCCTTCAGGTAGGCTGCGATTTGCGA
The Betaproteobacteria bacterium genome window above contains:
- a CDS encoding ABC transporter permease; protein product: MFAYTLRRLTQSGFVLLVMAILVFLGVYAIGNPIELLVNPQADEVERLRATVALGLDKPLYLQFGVFLKGALSGDLGRSFVFGVPALELILSKMPATIELALVAMLMAVTLGIPLGLIAGLKPDGFIGRSIMAGSIVGFSLPTFWVGLVLIMFFSVYLGWLPSNGRGETVSVLGLQVSFLTWDGITHLFMPALNLALFKLSLLIRLTRAQTREALLQDYVKFARAKGLSQSRVIGVHVLKNIMIPIVTVIGLEFGSVIAFAIVTESIFAWPGTGKLLIDSINQLDRPVIVAYLMVIVMLFIVINFVVDIVYSFLDPRVRLGQSSGAGH